In the Suncus etruscus isolate mSunEtr1 chromosome 20, mSunEtr1.pri.cur, whole genome shotgun sequence genome, one interval contains:
- the ISY1 gene encoding pre-mRNA-splicing factor ISY1 homolog, with product MARSDHFRSVASNSSDRNFSSSQACASSVPIWTHSPGCEVRSFVRVAGFEAGGALTSIMARNAEKAMTALARFRQAQLEEGKVKERRPFLASECTELPKAEKWRRQIIGEISKKVAQIQNAGLGEFRIRDLNDEINKLLREKGHWEVRIKELGGPDYGKVGPKMLDHEGREVPGNRGYKYFGAAKDLPGVRELFEKEPLPPPRKTRAELMKAIDFEYYGYLDEDDGVIVPLEQEYEKKFRADLAEKWRVEREARLARGEKEEEEEEEEEINIYAVTEEESDEESSQEKRGEDGQQKFIAHVPVPSQQEIEEALVRRKKMELLRKYASETLQAQSEEAKKLLGY from the exons ATGGCAAG ATCTGACCACTTCCGGTCCGTCGCATCCAATTCTTCCGACCGGAACTTCAGTTCCTCGCAGGCGTGCGCATCTTCAGTTCCTATCTGGACCCACAGCCCCGGCTGTGAAGTTCGTTCGTTCGTCCGGGTTGCGGGGTTCGAGGCCGGCGGCGCCCTCACTAGCATTATG GCTCGAAATGCGGAAAAGGCCAT GACGGCCTTAGCAAGATTTCGCCAAGCGCAACTGGAAGAGGGGAAAGTGAAG gAAAGAAGACCCTTCCTAGCCTCAGAGTGTACTGAGCTGCCCAAAGCTGAGAAATGGAGGCGgcag ATCATTGGTGAGATCTCTAAGAAAGTGGCTCAGATTCAGAATG CTGGTTTGGGTGAATTCAGAATTCGTGATCTGAATGATGAAATCAACAAACTGCTAAGAGAAAAAGGCCACTGGGAGGTCCGGATTAAAGAGCTGGGAGGCCCTGATTATGGA AAAGTTGGCCCTAAAATGTTAGATCATGAAGGCAGAGAAGTCCCAGGAAATCGAGGTTACAAGTACTTTGGTGCAGCAAAAGATTTGCCTGGTGTTAGAGAGCTGTTTGAAAAAGAAC CTCTTCCTCCACCGAGAAAGACACGTGCTGAGCTCATGAAGGCGATTGATTTTGAATATTATGGTTACCTTGACGAAGATGATGGTGTTATTGTGCCTTTGGAACAAGAATATGAGAAGAAAT TCAGAGCTGATTTGGCTGAGAAGTGGCGAGTGGAACGAGAGGCCCGGCTGgcgagaggagaaaaggaagaggaggaggaagaggaagaagagatcaATATCTATGCTGTCACTGAAGAGGAG TCCGACGAGGAGAGCAGCCAGGAGAAGCGAGGGGAGGACGGACAGCAGAAGTTTATTGCTCATGTTCCCGTGCCATCCCAGCAGGAG ATCGAGGAGGCATTGGTGCGCAGGAAGAAGATGGAGCTCCTCCGGAAGTATGCCAGCGAGACCCTACAAGCCCAGAGCGAGGAGGCCAAGAAGCTCCTGGGATATTAG
- the CNBP gene encoding CCHC-type zinc finger nucleic acid binding protein isoform X4, which yields MSSNECFKCGRSGHWARECPTGGGRGRGMRSRGRGFQFVSSSLPDICYRCGESGHLAKDCDLQEDVEACYNCGRGGHIAKDCKEPKREREQCCYNCGKPGHLARDCDHADEQKCYSCGEFGHIQKDCTKVKCYRCGETGHVAINCSKTSEVNCYRCGESGHLARECTIEATA from the exons ATGAGCAGCAACGAGTGTTTCAAATGTGGAAGATCTGGCCACTGGGCCCGGGAATGCCCCACTGGTGGAGGCCGTGGTCGTGGAATGAGAAGCCGTGGCAGAG GTTTCCAGTTTGTTTCCTCGTCTCTTCCAGACATCTGTTACCGCTGTGGTGAGTCTGGCCATCTTGCTAAGGATTGTGATCTTCAGGAGGA TGTTGAAGCCTGCTATAACTGCGGTAGAGGTGGCCACATTGCCAAGGACTGCAAGGAGCCCAAGAGAGAGCGAGAGCAGTGCTGCTACAACTGTGGCAAGCCAGGCCATCTGGCTCGTGACTGTGACCACGCTGATGAGCAGAAGTGCTATTCTTGTGGAGAATTTGGACACATTCAAAAAGACTGCACCAAAGTGAAGTGCTATAG gtgTGGTGAAACTGGTCATGTAGCCATCAACTGCAGCAAGACGAGTGAAGTTAACTGTTACCGCTGTGGCGAGTCAGGGCACCTTGCACGGGAATGCACGATTGAGGCTACAGcttaa
- the CNBP gene encoding CCHC-type zinc finger nucleic acid binding protein isoform X1, with protein sequence MSSNECFKCGRSGHWARECPTGGGRGRGMRSRGRGGFTSDRGFQFVSSSLPDICYRCGESGHLAKDCDLQEDVEACYNCGRGGHIAKDCKEPKREREQCCYNCGKPGHLARDCDHADEQKCYSCGEFGHIQKDCTKVKCYRCGETGHVAINCSKTSEVNCYRCGESGHLARECTIEATA encoded by the exons ATGAGCAGCAACGAGTGTTTCAAATGTGGAAGATCTGGCCACTGGGCCCGGGAATGCCCCACTGGTGGAGGCCGTGGTCGTGGAATGAGAAGCCGTGGCAGAGGTGGTTTTACCTCGGATAGAG GTTTCCAGTTTGTTTCCTCGTCTCTTCCAGACATCTGTTACCGCTGTGGTGAGTCTGGCCATCTTGCTAAGGATTGTGATCTTCAGGAGGA TGTTGAAGCCTGCTATAACTGCGGTAGAGGTGGCCACATTGCCAAGGACTGCAAGGAGCCCAAGAGAGAGCGAGAGCAGTGCTGCTACAACTGTGGCAAGCCAGGCCATCTGGCTCGTGACTGTGACCACGCTGATGAGCAGAAGTGCTATTCTTGTGGAGAATTTGGACACATTCAAAAAGACTGCACCAAAGTGAAGTGCTATAG gtgTGGTGAAACTGGTCATGTAGCCATCAACTGCAGCAAGACGAGTGAAGTTAACTGTTACCGCTGTGGCGAGTCAGGGCACCTTGCACGGGAATGCACGATTGAGGCTACAGcttaa
- the CNBP gene encoding CCHC-type zinc finger nucleic acid binding protein isoform X2 → MSSNECFKCGRSGHWARECPTGGGRGRGMRSRGRGGFTSDRGFQFVSSSLPDICYRCGESGHLAKDCDLQEDEACYNCGRGGHIAKDCKEPKREREQCCYNCGKPGHLARDCDHADEQKCYSCGEFGHIQKDCTKVKCYRCGETGHVAINCSKTSEVNCYRCGESGHLARECTIEATA, encoded by the exons ATGAGCAGCAACGAGTGTTTCAAATGTGGAAGATCTGGCCACTGGGCCCGGGAATGCCCCACTGGTGGAGGCCGTGGTCGTGGAATGAGAAGCCGTGGCAGAGGTGGTTTTACCTCGGATAGAG GTTTCCAGTTTGTTTCCTCGTCTCTTCCAGACATCTGTTACCGCTGTGGTGAGTCTGGCCATCTTGCTAAGGATTGTGATCTTCAGGAGGA TGAAGCCTGCTATAACTGCGGTAGAGGTGGCCACATTGCCAAGGACTGCAAGGAGCCCAAGAGAGAGCGAGAGCAGTGCTGCTACAACTGTGGCAAGCCAGGCCATCTGGCTCGTGACTGTGACCACGCTGATGAGCAGAAGTGCTATTCTTGTGGAGAATTTGGACACATTCAAAAAGACTGCACCAAAGTGAAGTGCTATAG gtgTGGTGAAACTGGTCATGTAGCCATCAACTGCAGCAAGACGAGTGAAGTTAACTGTTACCGCTGTGGCGAGTCAGGGCACCTTGCACGGGAATGCACGATTGAGGCTACAGcttaa
- the CNBP gene encoding CCHC-type zinc finger nucleic acid binding protein isoform X5, producing the protein MSSNECFKCGRSGHWARECPTGGGRGRGMRSRGRGFQFVSSSLPDICYRCGESGHLAKDCDLQEDACYNCGRGGHIAKDCKEPKREREQCCYNCGKPGHLARDCDHADEQKCYSCGEFGHIQKDCTKVKCYRCGETGHVAINCSKTSEVNCYRCGESGHLARECTIEATA; encoded by the exons ATGAGCAGCAACGAGTGTTTCAAATGTGGAAGATCTGGCCACTGGGCCCGGGAATGCCCCACTGGTGGAGGCCGTGGTCGTGGAATGAGAAGCCGTGGCAGAG GTTTCCAGTTTGTTTCCTCGTCTCTTCCAGACATCTGTTACCGCTGTGGTGAGTCTGGCCATCTTGCTAAGGATTGTGATCTTCAGGAGGATG CCTGCTATAACTGCGGTAGAGGTGGCCACATTGCCAAGGACTGCAAGGAGCCCAAGAGAGAGCGAGAGCAGTGCTGCTACAACTGTGGCAAGCCAGGCCATCTGGCTCGTGACTGTGACCACGCTGATGAGCAGAAGTGCTATTCTTGTGGAGAATTTGGACACATTCAAAAAGACTGCACCAAAGTGAAGTGCTATAG gtgTGGTGAAACTGGTCATGTAGCCATCAACTGCAGCAAGACGAGTGAAGTTAACTGTTACCGCTGTGGCGAGTCAGGGCACCTTGCACGGGAATGCACGATTGAGGCTACAGcttaa
- the CNBP gene encoding CCHC-type zinc finger nucleic acid binding protein isoform X3, translating into MSSNECFKCGRSGHWARECPTGGGRGRGMRSRGRGGFTSDRGFQFVSSSLPDICYRCGESGHLAKDCDLQEDACYNCGRGGHIAKDCKEPKREREQCCYNCGKPGHLARDCDHADEQKCYSCGEFGHIQKDCTKVKCYRCGETGHVAINCSKTSEVNCYRCGESGHLARECTIEATA; encoded by the exons ATGAGCAGCAACGAGTGTTTCAAATGTGGAAGATCTGGCCACTGGGCCCGGGAATGCCCCACTGGTGGAGGCCGTGGTCGTGGAATGAGAAGCCGTGGCAGAGGTGGTTTTACCTCGGATAGAG GTTTCCAGTTTGTTTCCTCGTCTCTTCCAGACATCTGTTACCGCTGTGGTGAGTCTGGCCATCTTGCTAAGGATTGTGATCTTCAGGAGGATG CCTGCTATAACTGCGGTAGAGGTGGCCACATTGCCAAGGACTGCAAGGAGCCCAAGAGAGAGCGAGAGCAGTGCTGCTACAACTGTGGCAAGCCAGGCCATCTGGCTCGTGACTGTGACCACGCTGATGAGCAGAAGTGCTATTCTTGTGGAGAATTTGGACACATTCAAAAAGACTGCACCAAAGTGAAGTGCTATAG gtgTGGTGAAACTGGTCATGTAGCCATCAACTGCAGCAAGACGAGTGAAGTTAACTGTTACCGCTGTGGCGAGTCAGGGCACCTTGCACGGGAATGCACGATTGAGGCTACAGcttaa